One segment of Phaeacidiphilus oryzae TH49 DNA contains the following:
- the trmD gene encoding tRNA (guanosine(37)-N1)-methyltransferase TrmD — protein MRIDVVSIFPEYLEPLNLSLVGKARARGQLDVHLHQLRDWTHDVHHTVDDSPYGGGPGMVMKPEPWGEALDSVLDEGSAALGDPGAVPTLVVPTPSGAPFTQELAQRLADRPWLAFAPARYEGIDRRVIEYAAERMPVEEVSIGDYVLAGGEVAVLVIVEAVARLLPGVLGNAESHRDDSFAPGAMADLLEGPVYTKPAEWRGRTVPEVLLSGNHGLIARWRRGRAFARTLTNRPDLVGRWRPEAMDKHDRKALDELGVTLGEDGRFRPSAVDVEE, from the coding sequence GTGCGCATCGACGTCGTCTCGATCTTCCCCGAGTACCTGGAGCCGCTGAACCTCTCGCTGGTCGGCAAGGCCCGGGCGCGCGGCCAACTCGACGTCCACCTCCACCAGTTGCGGGACTGGACGCATGACGTCCACCACACCGTGGACGACTCCCCGTACGGGGGCGGTCCCGGGATGGTGATGAAGCCGGAGCCCTGGGGCGAGGCCCTGGACAGCGTGCTGGACGAGGGCTCGGCCGCCCTCGGCGACCCGGGGGCGGTGCCGACCCTGGTCGTGCCCACGCCCAGCGGCGCCCCCTTCACCCAGGAGCTCGCCCAACGGCTCGCGGACCGCCCGTGGCTGGCCTTCGCGCCCGCCCGGTACGAGGGCATCGACCGCCGGGTGATCGAGTACGCCGCCGAGCGGATGCCGGTCGAGGAGGTCTCCATCGGCGACTATGTGCTGGCCGGGGGAGAGGTCGCGGTGCTGGTCATCGTCGAGGCGGTGGCCCGGCTGCTGCCCGGGGTGCTGGGCAACGCGGAGTCGCACCGGGACGACTCCTTCGCCCCCGGCGCGATGGCGGACCTGCTGGAGGGCCCGGTCTACACCAAGCCCGCCGAATGGCGCGGCCGCACCGTCCCGGAGGTGCTGCTCAGCGGCAACCACGGGCTGATCGCCCGCTGGCGGCGGGGGCGGGCCTTCGCCCGCACCCTCACCAACCGCCCCGACCTGGTGGGGCGTTGGCGGCCGGAGGCGATGGACAAGCACGACCGCAAGGCGCTGGACGAGCTGGGCGTCACCCTCGGCGAGGACGGCCGATTTCGGCCATCGGCCGTGGATGTGGAAGAATAG
- the rimM gene encoding ribosome maturation factor RimM (Essential for efficient processing of 16S rRNA), with the protein MQLIVGRIGRAHGIKGDVTVEVRTDEPELRLGPGAVVLTDPASAGPLTIASGKVHSGRLLLRFEGVDDRNAAEALRGVLLIAEVDPDERPEDPEEFYDHQLIDLDVVTADGVEVGRIAEVLHLPAHDVLSVRRPDGGEVLVPFVAEIVPEIDLDEQRAVISPPPGLIDPAEAEVAGTRGDDQHEKKPE; encoded by the coding sequence GTGCAGCTGATCGTCGGCCGGATCGGCCGCGCCCACGGCATCAAGGGCGATGTGACCGTCGAAGTCCGCACCGATGAGCCCGAGCTGCGGCTCGGCCCGGGGGCCGTGGTGCTCACCGATCCGGCCTCGGCCGGCCCGCTCACCATCGCCTCCGGGAAGGTGCACAGCGGCCGGCTGCTGCTCCGCTTCGAGGGCGTGGACGACCGCAACGCCGCCGAGGCCCTGCGCGGGGTCCTGCTGATCGCCGAGGTCGACCCGGACGAGCGTCCCGAGGACCCGGAGGAGTTCTACGACCACCAGCTGATCGACCTGGACGTGGTCACCGCGGACGGCGTGGAGGTCGGCCGGATCGCCGAGGTGCTCCACCTCCCGGCCCACGACGTACTGAGCGTGCGCCGGCCGGACGGCGGCGAGGTGCTCGTCCCGTTCGTCGCCGAGATCGTCCCCGAGATCGACCTGGACGAGCAGCGTGCCGTGATCAGCCCGCCGCCCGGACTGATCGACCCCGCGGAGGCGGAGGTCGCCGGCACCCGCGGGGACGACCAGCACGAGAAGAAGCCGGAGTAG
- a CDS encoding RNA-binding protein, which yields MLEEALEHLVKGIVENPDDVQVRSRELRRGRILEVRVHPDDLGKVIGRGGRTARALRTVVTALGGRHVRVDLVDVDHVR from the coding sequence ATGCTCGAAGAGGCCCTTGAGCACCTGGTCAAGGGAATCGTCGAGAACCCCGACGACGTCCAGGTGCGGTCGCGTGAACTGCGCCGGGGCCGCATTCTCGAAGTGCGGGTCCACCCCGACGACCTGGGCAAGGTCATCGGCCGCGGCGGCCGTACCGCGCGTGCCCTGCGCACCGTGGTGACCGCTCTCGGCGGGCGGCACGTCCGCGTCGACCTCGTCGACGTGGACCACGTCCGCTGA
- the rpsP gene encoding 30S ribosomal protein S16: protein MAVKIKLKRLGKIRSPHYRIVVADARTRRDGRAIEEIGLYHPTYNPSKIEVDSERVQYWLGVGAQPTEPVMAILKLTGDWQKYKGLPAPEPLKVAEPKQTDYSHLFAKAVAGYEDETTGVAITPKAKKSDKADEAEAAAESTEA from the coding sequence GTGGCAGTCAAGATCAAGCTGAAGCGCCTGGGCAAGATCCGCTCCCCGCACTACCGCATCGTCGTCGCCGACGCGCGGACCCGCCGTGACGGCCGTGCGATCGAGGAGATCGGGCTCTACCACCCGACGTACAACCCCTCGAAGATCGAGGTGGACTCGGAGCGCGTGCAGTACTGGCTGGGTGTCGGCGCGCAGCCGACCGAGCCGGTCATGGCCATCCTCAAGCTCACCGGCGACTGGCAGAAGTACAAGGGCCTGCCGGCTCCGGAGCCGCTGAAGGTCGCCGAGCCCAAGCAGACCGACTACTCGCACCTCTTCGCCAAGGCCGTCGCCGGCTACGAGGACGAGACCACCGGTGTGGCCATCACGCCGAAGGCCAAGAAGTCGGACAAGGCCGACGAGGCCGAGGCCGCCGCCGAGTCCACCGAGGCCTGA